One genomic segment of Equus przewalskii isolate Varuska chromosome 13, EquPr2, whole genome shotgun sequence includes these proteins:
- the COX7C gene encoding cytochrome c oxidase subunit 7C, mitochondrial, which produces MLGHSIRRFTTSVVRRSHYEEGPGKNVPFSVENKWRLLAVMTLYFGSGFAAPFFIVRHQLLKK; this is translated from the exons ATGTTGGGACACAGCATCCGGAGGTTCACAACTTCTGTGGTCCGTAGGAGCCACTATGAGGAGGGCCCAGGGAAG AATGTGCCATTTTCAGTGGAAAACAAGTGGCGGTTACTAGCTGTGATGACTCTGTACTTTGGATCTGGATTTGCTGCACCTTTCTTTATAGTAAGACACCAACTGCTTAAGAAATAA